A genome region from Chloroflexota bacterium includes the following:
- a CDS encoding Zn-dependent hydrolase translates to MAMKNLQVNGKRLWNTIMETARFGGTDKGGVCRLTLSDADRQVRDWFVKQCEAVGCTVNVDEMGSIFARRPGKMDTLPPIAIGSHLDTQPSGGKFDGIAGVLCGLEVLRTLNDAGYTTTAPLELIDWTNEEGSRFTPPMLASGVFAGVFERDFAYDIEDRDGKKFVEELERIGYRGGQKCGDHKLGAYFELHIEQGPVLEAENKMIGVVTGMQGQKWYEVTVTGQDAHAGSTPMHLRHDAMVACARMVEAIQRIALDHAPAVSTVGLVTVRPNSRNVIPGSVFFTVDIRHPDDNALLQMDRELREKVDAIAREADVEAKLVNNWNVASMEFDRECINHVRNAAEKLGYRHRYMISGAGHDAVYIARVAPTGMIFIPCENGISHNELENTTPEYIAAGANVLLHTVMAYDEAKNEPMS, encoded by the coding sequence ATGGCTATGAAAAATTTACAGGTTAACGGGAAAAGACTGTGGAATACCATTATGGAGACCGCCAGGTTCGGTGGTACCGATAAAGGCGGTGTCTGCCGCCTGACACTGTCTGATGCTGACCGTCAGGTGCGCGACTGGTTTGTTAAGCAATGCGAGGCTGTCGGGTGCACCGTCAACGTTGATGAAATGGGCAGCATCTTTGCCCGGCGTCCCGGCAAGATGGATACGCTGCCGCCGATTGCCATCGGGAGCCACCTAGACACACAGCCTTCCGGAGGCAAGTTCGACGGCATCGCCGGCGTCCTCTGCGGCCTCGAGGTGTTACGCACACTGAATGACGCTGGATACACCACCACTGCCCCCCTGGAGCTGATCGACTGGACCAACGAGGAAGGTTCCCGCTTCACGCCGCCGATGCTGGCCTCCGGGGTGTTCGCCGGTGTGTTTGAGCGCGACTTTGCCTATGACATTGAGGACCGTGACGGAAAGAAGTTCGTCGAGGAGCTGGAGCGCATCGGCTACCGCGGCGGGCAGAAATGCGGCGACCATAAACTTGGTGCCTACTTTGAGCTTCACATCGAGCAGGGGCCGGTCCTAGAGGCGGAGAATAAGATGATTGGCGTGGTCACCGGCATGCAGGGACAGAAATGGTATGAGGTCACCGTAACCGGGCAGGATGCCCATGCCGGCAGCACGCCCATGCACCTTCGCCACGACGCCATGGTGGCCTGCGCCAGGATGGTCGAGGCAATCCAGAGAATCGCCCTGGACCACGCTCCAGCCGTTTCGACGGTCGGCCTGGTTACCGTCAGGCCAAACTCGAGAAATGTAATCCCGGGGTCGGTCTTCTTCACCGTCGACATCCGCCACCCGGATGACAACGCACTGCTCCAGATGGACCGGGAACTCAGGGAAAAGGTCGATGCCATCGCCAGAGAGGCTGATGTAGAAGCCAAGCTTGTAAACAACTGGAACGTGGCCTCAATGGAGTTCGATAGGGAATGCATCAATCATGTACGCAACGCCGCCGAAAAGCTGGGTTACCGTCACCGCTATATGATTTCCGGGGCCGGCCATGATGCCGTCTATATTGCCAGGGTAGCACCGACGGGTATGATATTCATACCCTGCGAAAACGGCATCAGCCATAATGAACTGGAGAATACGACGCCGGAATATATAGCCGCTGGCGCCAATGTGCTTCTGCACACCGTCATGGCTTACGATGAAGCCAAAAATGAACCAATGAGCTGA
- a CDS encoding alpha/beta hydrolase, with the protein MKASILKRAMALPEKVGIPLFASLCGWDAEKMDSTLAQISVPLLMIQSTTVNANLERVSLQPGASTPWMELVKNHVPRAQIEIIGDTGHFPMLEAPEAVNQLIGSFLASS; encoded by the coding sequence TTGAAGGCCAGTATCCTCAAAAGAGCGATGGCCTTACCGGAGAAGGTAGGCATTCCCCTGTTTGCCAGTCTCTGTGGCTGGGATGCTGAGAAGATGGACTCGACCCTGGCCCAAATCAGCGTACCGCTACTGATGATACAGAGCACCACCGTGAATGCGAATCTGGAACGCGTTTCTCTCCAGCCGGGAGCCAGCACGCCGTGGATGGAGCTGGTTAAGAATCATGTGCCCCGGGCACAGATAGAAATCATCGGCGATACCGGGCATTTCCCGATGCTGGAAGCACCGGAAGCCGTCAATCAGCTCATTGGTTCATTTTTGGCTTCATCGTAA
- a CDS encoding ornithine cyclodeaminase family protein — MLLLNQNDVMKVLDMAECMEVVEKAFVELASGTAVLPLRINLFTQEGLGLYMPAYLKEMGALACKVVTSYVNNPAKHNLPTILGKVLLQDPETGDVICIMDGGYLTAVRTGAASGVATRYLAREDTGQKVGIFGAGAQGRTQLWAMTVARDIAKAYVYDVHDEAVSRFIAEMTSKLQMDIVRAKSPEQILEDADIICTASSSPTPLFDGSLVREGTHINGVGSHTPNARELDTAIIKRSKIIADSSDACLREAGDIMIPIQEGAIDKSHLYAELGEVIIGKKSGRADAREITLFKYNGLAIQDVAAAKLVYDKAVQAGIGTNVEL, encoded by the coding sequence GTGCTGTTACTGAATCAGAATGACGTAATGAAAGTGCTGGACATGGCAGAATGCATGGAGGTGGTGGAAAAGGCCTTCGTCGAGCTTGCCTCCGGCACCGCGGTTCTGCCCCTCCGCATCAACCTGTTCACGCAGGAAGGTCTGGGGCTGTACATGCCGGCGTATCTCAAAGAGATGGGAGCGCTCGCCTGCAAGGTGGTGACCAGCTACGTAAACAATCCGGCGAAGCACAACCTGCCCACTATCCTTGGGAAAGTGCTGCTTCAGGACCCGGAAACGGGCGACGTTATCTGCATTATGGACGGCGGCTATCTCACCGCGGTCAGGACCGGTGCCGCCAGCGGGGTCGCCACCAGGTATCTGGCCCGCGAAGACACAGGGCAGAAGGTCGGGATATTCGGTGCCGGGGCGCAGGGCCGAACGCAGCTCTGGGCGATGACGGTCGCCAGAGACATTGCCAAGGCCTATGTGTATGACGTTCATGATGAGGCGGTGAGCCGGTTTATCGCGGAGATGACTTCAAAGCTTCAGATGGATATTGTCAGGGCGAAATCACCCGAGCAGATTCTGGAAGATGCGGATATCATCTGCACTGCCAGCTCCTCGCCCACACCTTTGTTTGACGGGAGTTTGGTGAGAGAGGGGACCCACATCAACGGCGTTGGCAGCCACACCCCCAATGCCCGTGAGCTGGACACGGCCATCATCAAGCGGTCGAAAATAATCGCCGACTCATCTGACGCCTGCCTGAGAGAGGCGGGCGATATCATGATTCCCATTCAGGAAGGGGCGATTGATAAGTCACATCTGTATGCCGAGCTTGGCGAGGTGATTATCGGGAAGAAGTCGGGTCGGGCCGACGCCAGGGAGATAACCCTGTTCAAGTACAACGGGCTGGCCATTCAGGATGTCGCCGCCGCCAAGCTGGTCTATGACAAAGCGGTGCAGGCAGGCATCGGCACGAACGTTGAATTATAG
- a CDS encoding mandelate racemase/muconate lactonizing enzyme family protein — protein sequence MKITKIEAIELRLPEKEVHEAKYTSAQDAVVVKVHTDEGIVGIGDSYSSPHVVKAMIEAPLSGASASGLARLIIGMNPLDIKPINHLLQARNIRLGRRGIICHAIAAIDIALWDIAGKYYNQPVYQLLGGAFHKKLRAYASILFGPDGKTTAEIGKRWVDEGFTAVKFGWTPMGQSEKLDLELVEGGRRGVGDKNDLIIDAGCCWDANTAIKRAQQFQDYGVLFLEEPLNRENVDGYRKLTSVSPIPIAAGEGEAGRFSHQSFMERSGINIIQIDLENTGLTEASRVADFAEDHGVKVVNHFYTNNIGSAAGLHFLASRQSAFIMEYCVEETPIRWDLTRQKMPVVDGYVEVPEGPGLGVDLDEEVIEHYRVG from the coding sequence ATGAAAATAACCAAAATCGAAGCCATTGAACTGCGCCTGCCGGAAAAAGAAGTCCATGAAGCAAAATATACATCGGCGCAGGACGCGGTGGTGGTCAAGGTCCACACCGATGAGGGAATCGTCGGCATCGGCGACTCTTATTCCTCTCCGCACGTGGTGAAAGCCATGATTGAGGCTCCCCTCAGCGGAGCCAGTGCCAGCGGACTGGCCAGGTTAATCATCGGCATGAACCCTCTGGACATCAAGCCCATCAACCACCTGCTTCAGGCCCGCAATATCAGGCTGGGCCGCCGCGGCATCATCTGCCACGCCATCGCCGCTATCGACATCGCCCTCTGGGACATTGCCGGCAAGTACTATAACCAGCCGGTCTATCAGCTCCTTGGCGGCGCCTTTCACAAGAAACTGCGCGCCTATGCCAGCATTCTATTCGGCCCCGATGGCAAGACCACCGCTGAAATCGGGAAGAGATGGGTGGACGAGGGGTTCACCGCGGTGAAGTTCGGCTGGACGCCGATGGGCCAGAGCGAAAAGCTGGACCTGGAGCTCGTGGAAGGGGGGCGACGGGGCGTGGGAGATAAAAACGACCTCATCATCGATGCCGGCTGCTGCTGGGACGCCAATACCGCCATCAAAAGAGCTCAACAGTTCCAGGACTATGGCGTGCTCTTCCTGGAGGAGCCGCTCAACCGCGAGAACGTCGATGGCTACCGGAAACTGACCAGCGTTTCCCCCATCCCCATCGCCGCCGGCGAAGGCGAGGCGGGCAGATTTTCTCACCAGAGCTTTATGGAACGGAGCGGCATCAACATCATCCAGATAGACCTGGAGAACACGGGCCTGACCGAGGCCAGCCGCGTAGCCGATTTCGCCGAAGACCACGGCGTGAAGGTGGTCAACCACTTTTACACCAATAACATCGGCTCTGCCGCCGGCCTGCACTTCCTGGCGTCCCGGCAGAGCGCCTTCATCATGGAGTACTGCGTTGAGGAGACGCCGATACGCTGGGACCTGACCAGGCAGAAAATGCCGGTGGTGGACGGCTACGTTGAGGTGCCGGAGGGGCCCGGACTGGGTGTTGACCTGGACGAGGAGGTCATCGAACACTATCGCGTAGGTTAA
- a CDS encoding ArgE/DapE family deacylase produces MAEKDDTKKKIFRHIENKRSEIVRTLSELVRIPSITGQEGEAQKYMHRLYSDLGLKVTSRDADYDKISRHKAYVKSSFDYSGRPNIVGVLEGKPSARSLVLNGHIDVVSPEPVAEWEFPPWEGRAVGNKLYGRGACDMKAGLIANCYALKALLENGLKPEGTVILQSVIEEELMAGGGTLACLLDGFTADGLVIPEPNMKITIAHPGILFCKVRVIGKSAHAGVAHTGVNAIGKMNIVYDALVELDDRRAQDNRHHLFEKHAGRSCHLNIGTYHAGDWVSTVPGWAEIECRMSHLPAESVDEVKQQVQQAVKKAAESDEWLRQHPPEVIWREKQVIPWGQDPNDPFVLAFKSSADSTLQSDFDIIGATWGLDTRLAPFFDMPAITFGPNGGNIHGVNEYVDIDSLLDCTKVLAAFIIDWCGVRTI; encoded by the coding sequence ATGGCCGAAAAGGACGATACTAAGAAAAAGATTTTTCGCCATATAGAGAATAAGCGCAGTGAAATTGTCCGCACCCTGAGCGAACTGGTCCGGATTCCCAGCATCACCGGCCAGGAAGGCGAGGCCCAGAAATACATGCACCGCCTGTACTCTGACCTGGGATTGAAGGTGACGTCTCGGGACGCTGATTATGATAAAATCAGCCGCCATAAGGCATACGTCAAATCCTCGTTTGATTACAGCGGACGCCCCAATATCGTCGGTGTCCTGGAGGGGAAACCATCGGCCAGGTCTCTGGTACTGAACGGGCACATCGACGTTGTCTCTCCGGAACCGGTTGCCGAATGGGAGTTCCCGCCCTGGGAGGGGCGGGCGGTGGGGAACAAACTGTACGGTCGTGGTGCCTGCGATATGAAGGCGGGGCTGATTGCCAACTGCTACGCACTGAAAGCCTTGTTGGAAAACGGACTCAAGCCGGAAGGCACGGTAATCCTGCAGAGCGTCATTGAGGAAGAACTGATGGCCGGAGGTGGTACGTTAGCCTGCCTGCTCGATGGGTTCACCGCCGACGGGCTTGTAATCCCCGAGCCAAACATGAAGATAACTATCGCTCATCCCGGTATTCTCTTCTGTAAGGTCAGGGTAATCGGGAAGTCAGCCCATGCCGGCGTGGCGCATACCGGCGTCAATGCCATCGGCAAGATGAACATCGTCTACGATGCCCTGGTTGAACTTGATGACCGGCGAGCGCAGGATAACCGCCATCACCTTTTCGAAAAACACGCCGGCCGCTCCTGCCACCTGAACATCGGAACCTACCATGCCGGCGACTGGGTTTCTACCGTGCCTGGATGGGCGGAGATTGAGTGCCGTATGTCCCACCTGCCCGCCGAAAGTGTGGATGAAGTAAAGCAACAGGTTCAGCAAGCGGTGAAAAAGGCTGCGGAGAGCGATGAGTGGCTGCGCCAGCACCCGCCGGAAGTCATCTGGCGCGAAAAACAGGTTATACCATGGGGGCAGGACCCGAACGACCCGTTTGTTCTGGCGTTCAAGTCGTCCGCCGACAGCACCCTGCAATCCGATTTCGATATTATCGGGGCTACGTGGGGTCTGGACACCCGCCTGGCACCGTTCTTCGATATGCCGGCTATCACTTTTGGCCCGAACGGCGGAAATATCCACGGCGTGAACGAGTATGTGGATATCGACTCCCTGCTCGATTGTACCAAAGTGCTTGCCGCCTTCATCATAGACTGGTGCGGGGTGCGGACCATTTAG
- a CDS encoding ATP-dependent 6-phosphofructokinase, with protein sequence MATEKIGILTGGGDCAGLNPAIKWVVKTAMDKRLESERGVQYEVLGIRYGWSGLMFEAGASLKMEDYITPLDEQKVRTWDRYGGTMLGTSRTNPYNPENDRSQLVLDNIKKLGLNALITIGGDDTLGVANKLAQKGINVVGIPKTIDKDLVETDYTLGFETAVSVITEEVDRLRTTAGSHRRIFVVETMGRHTGWLALEGGEACGAYIILIPECDFSIEKVNELLLEGRKSGTRYEIILVAEGAKPIGSSEFIRQNGVDAFGHKMLGGIGEFLAREINNGTGVETRCVVLSHLQRGGAPCAYDRRMGRYFGIAAVDLIMTGDFGRMVCFRNGQVTSCPMDRVIGRTSYVGIDKDYDIERYSGRRTIFRHSK encoded by the coding sequence ATGGCAACAGAGAAGATCGGCATCCTGACCGGCGGTGGCGACTGCGCCGGCCTTAATCCAGCGATTAAATGGGTGGTCAAGACCGCCATGGACAAACGGCTGGAATCGGAAAGAGGGGTCCAGTACGAGGTGCTCGGCATCAGGTACGGCTGGAGCGGTCTCATGTTTGAGGCGGGTGCCAGCCTGAAAATGGAGGACTATATCACTCCTCTGGACGAGCAGAAAGTAAGGACCTGGGACAGGTATGGCGGCACCATGCTGGGGACGTCCCGGACCAATCCTTACAATCCAGAGAATGACCGGTCACAACTGGTGCTGGATAACATTAAAAAGCTGGGTCTAAATGCGCTGATCACTATCGGGGGTGACGATACGCTCGGCGTGGCCAATAAGCTGGCGCAGAAAGGTATCAATGTGGTGGGCATTCCCAAGACCATTGATAAAGACCTGGTGGAAACGGACTATACTCTCGGCTTTGAAACCGCGGTGAGCGTAATTACGGAGGAAGTTGACCGACTGAGAACCACGGCGGGGTCGCACCGGAGGATATTTGTGGTGGAAACTATGGGGAGGCATACCGGCTGGCTGGCCCTGGAAGGCGGCGAAGCCTGTGGTGCGTATATCATCTTAATTCCGGAGTGTGATTTTTCCATTGAAAAAGTGAACGAGCTGCTCCTCGAAGGGAGAAAGTCGGGGACAAGATACGAAATCATCCTCGTTGCCGAGGGAGCTAAGCCAATCGGTAGCTCTGAATTCATCAGGCAGAACGGCGTGGACGCTTTTGGACATAAAATGCTGGGCGGTATCGGTGAATTTCTGGCCAGAGAAATCAATAACGGTACCGGGGTCGAGACGCGGTGCGTGGTACTGAGCCACCTGCAACGCGGCGGTGCCCCCTGCGCGTATGACCGGAGAATGGGGCGGTATTTTGGCATTGCTGCGGTTGATTTGATAATGACCGGGGATTTCGGCAGGATGGTATGCTTTAGAAACGGCCAGGTCACCTCCTGCCCGATGGACAGAGTCATAGGTAGGACGAGCTACGTGGGCATCGATAAAGATTATGATATAGAGCGGTACAGCGGGCGGCGGACTATTTTCAGGCACAGCAAGTGA